A region from the Pseudonocardia petroleophila genome encodes:
- a CDS encoding MarR family winged helix-turn-helix transcriptional regulator yields the protein MNARSDRIDAAAPHDAAPLEDPDPFDAELTELAAHLRLAVGRLHRRIRIDGRESIPPLQLSALVTVEQCGPLRLSDLARREAVTAPTMSRVLSALDEQGLVVRAPDPQDARGVLITLSELGATRLTEVRTTRTALVARRLTRLDDEQRRALAAAMPALEALLVDDE from the coding sequence ATGAACGCCCGTTCTGACCGGATCGACGCGGCCGCCCCCCACGACGCCGCCCCTCTCGAGGACCCCGACCCGTTCGACGCCGAGCTGACCGAGCTCGCCGCCCACCTGCGCCTCGCCGTGGGCCGGCTGCACCGGCGCATCCGGATCGACGGACGCGAGTCGATCCCGCCGCTGCAGCTCTCGGCGCTGGTCACGGTGGAGCAGTGCGGCCCGCTGCGCCTGTCGGACCTGGCGCGGCGCGAGGCGGTCACCGCCCCCACGATGAGCCGCGTGCTCTCCGCGCTCGACGAGCAGGGCCTGGTCGTGCGCGCCCCGGACCCCCAGGACGCCCGCGGCGTCCTGATCACCCTGTCCGAGCTGGGTGCCACGCGGCTCACCGAGGTCCGCACGACGCGCACCGCGCTGGTCGCCCGCCGCCTCACCCGTCTCGACGACGAGCAGCGCCGGGCCCTCGCCGCGGCGATGCCGGCGCTGGAGGCGCTCCTCGTCGACGACGAGTGA
- a CDS encoding hemolysin family protein: MGSDVLALLAAVLLLAANAFFVGAEFALVSARRDRLESMADSGQGSAAVVLRAHADLSRMLAASQLGITICSLLLGRLGEPAVAHLIEGPLAFVGLPEAVLHPLAFAISLAVVVVAHMVLGEMVPKNIAIAGPEAAAMWLVPPFLVFTTVARPLIAFFNFLANGVLRLVGVEPRDELEAAFTSGELADLITESRREGFLDDEETSRLTRTLRSAQATVADVLITAGDLVTLPPHPVVGDVARAVADTGYSRFPLRARDGRLTGYLHVKDILDLADDEAAAVPPARVRALPEVSTGARLDEALAVLRRHRAHLGRAVGPDGGTAGVVTMEDLIERYVGNVRDATHAPGDRVRPA, from the coding sequence GTGGGTAGCGACGTCCTCGCCCTGCTCGCCGCGGTGCTGCTGCTCGCGGCCAACGCGTTCTTCGTCGGCGCCGAGTTCGCGCTGGTCTCGGCCCGGCGCGACCGGCTGGAGTCGATGGCCGACTCCGGTCAGGGCTCCGCCGCGGTCGTGCTCCGCGCGCACGCCGACCTCTCCCGCATGCTGGCGGCCTCGCAGCTGGGCATCACGATCTGCTCGCTGCTGCTGGGCCGCCTCGGCGAGCCCGCGGTGGCCCACCTGATCGAGGGCCCGCTGGCGTTCGTCGGCCTGCCCGAGGCCGTGCTGCACCCCCTCGCGTTCGCGATCTCCCTCGCGGTCGTCGTGGTGGCGCACATGGTGCTGGGCGAGATGGTGCCGAAGAACATCGCGATCGCCGGACCCGAGGCCGCCGCGATGTGGCTGGTGCCCCCGTTCCTGGTGTTCACCACGGTGGCCCGCCCGCTGATCGCGTTCTTCAACTTCCTGGCCAACGGCGTGCTGCGCCTGGTCGGGGTGGAGCCGCGCGACGAGCTGGAGGCCGCGTTCACCTCCGGCGAGCTGGCCGACCTGATCACCGAGTCGCGCCGGGAGGGCTTCCTCGACGACGAGGAGACCAGCCGCCTCACCCGCACGCTGCGCTCGGCGCAGGCCACCGTCGCCGACGTCCTCATCACCGCGGGCGACCTGGTGACGCTCCCGCCGCACCCCGTCGTCGGCGACGTCGCCCGCGCCGTCGCCGACACCGGTTACTCGCGGTTCCCGCTGCGGGCCCGCGACGGCCGCCTCACCGGGTACCTGCACGTCAAGGACATCCTCGACCTGGCCGACGACGAGGCCGCCGCCGTGCCCCCGGCCCGCGTGCGGGCGCTGCCCGAGGTGTCGACCGGGGCCCGGCTCGACGAGGCGCTGGCCGTGCTGCGGCGCCACCGCGCGCACCTGGGCCGCGCGGTCGGCCCCGACGGCGGCACCGCGGGCGTCGTCACGATGGAGGACCTCATCGAGCGCTACGTCGGCAACGTCCGCGACGCCACCCACGCGCCGGGCGACCGGGTGCGGCCCGCGTAG
- a CDS encoding hemolysin family protein, whose product MTVLLSVLGLLGVAVLTFGTFVAVASEFSLTALERSQVDAHVAEADDARARTVQRAHRDLSFQLSGSQLLITVTTLVTGYIAEPAIASLFRPALDAAGLPEGPAATTATILSLLVATTLSMVFGELVPKNLAIANPLRTARNVVWLQSGFAHAFRWLISALNSAANAVVRRVGVEPAEELRSARSPRELSSLVRSSAQSGTLDAGTATLLDRSLRFTDRVAEDLMTPRVRVASLDADDTLADLIALARRTGFSRFPVDAGDPDTVLGVVHVKQAFGGPDRRTPLRELVQTVPTVPGSLDGDALLTALRGSGLQMAVVVDEYGGTAGIVTLEDLIEEIVGDVHDEHDGAERAQVQPLVDGGWLVSGLLRSDEVVDATGFAMPDGPYETLAGLVLAQLGRLPDVGDELVVDGRRFTVTRRDRNRVAELRMHPAQPAPAVQEASRG is encoded by the coding sequence ATGACGGTCCTGCTGTCCGTCCTGGGACTCCTGGGCGTCGCCGTACTGACGTTCGGCACGTTCGTGGCCGTCGCCTCGGAGTTCTCCCTCACCGCGCTGGAGCGCAGCCAGGTCGACGCCCACGTCGCCGAGGCCGACGACGCCCGCGCCCGCACGGTGCAGCGGGCCCACCGCGACCTGTCGTTCCAGCTCTCCGGCAGCCAGCTGCTCATCACCGTCACCACGCTGGTCACCGGCTACATCGCCGAGCCCGCGATCGCGTCGCTGTTCCGGCCGGCGCTCGACGCCGCCGGTCTGCCCGAGGGGCCCGCGGCCACCACCGCCACGATCCTGTCGCTGCTGGTCGCCACCACCCTGTCGATGGTGTTCGGCGAGCTGGTGCCGAAGAACCTCGCCATCGCCAACCCGCTGCGCACCGCGCGCAACGTCGTGTGGCTGCAGAGCGGGTTCGCGCACGCCTTCCGCTGGCTGATCAGCGCGCTCAACAGCGCCGCCAACGCCGTCGTGCGCCGGGTCGGCGTCGAACCGGCCGAGGAGCTGCGCTCGGCGCGGTCGCCGCGGGAGCTGTCGTCGCTGGTCCGGTCGAGCGCGCAGAGCGGCACCCTCGACGCGGGCACCGCCACCCTGCTCGACCGGTCGCTGCGCTTCACCGACCGCGTCGCCGAGGATCTGATGACCCCCCGCGTCCGGGTGGCCTCCCTCGACGCCGACGACACCCTCGCCGACCTCATCGCCCTCGCCCGCCGCACCGGCTTCTCCCGGTTCCCGGTCGACGCGGGCGACCCCGACACCGTCCTCGGCGTCGTGCACGTCAAGCAGGCGTTCGGCGGACCGGACCGCCGCACCCCGCTGCGCGAGCTCGTCCAGACCGTGCCCACCGTCCCCGGCTCCCTCGACGGCGACGCCCTGCTCACCGCGCTGCGCGGCTCCGGGCTGCAGATGGCCGTCGTCGTCGACGAGTACGGGGGCACAGCCGGGATCGTCACGCTGGAGGACCTCATCGAGGAGATCGTCGGCGACGTCCACGACGAGCACGACGGCGCCGAGCGCGCCCAGGTGCAGCCCCTCGTCGACGGCGGGTGGCTGGTCTCGGGCCTGCTGCGCAGCGACGAGGTCGTCGACGCCACCGGGTTCGCGATGCCCGACGGGCCCTACGAGACCCTGGCCGGGCTGGTGCTCGCGCAGCTGGGCAGGCTCCCCGACGTCGGCGACGAGCTGGTCGTCGACGGGCGGCGGTTCACCGTGACCCGCCGCGACCGCAACCGCGTGGCGGAGCTGCGGATGCACCCGGCCCAGCCGGCGCCCGCCGTCCAGGAGGCCTCCCGTGGGTAG
- the asnB gene encoding asparagine synthase (glutamine-hydrolyzing), which yields MCGLCGWIDYDRNLDDPAARRELADMTATMSCRGPDDEGVWVDGTAALGHRRLAVIDVPGGRQPMTLTEEGAVRLALVYSGETYNYRELRERLAAAGHRFDTASDTEVVLHAHREWGRDDPRDAVRELNGMFAYALWDTGAQELTLVRDRLGVKPLYYYPTPHGVLFGSEPKAVLANALAERVVDADGLRHALSFVADPGHAVFRGLREVPPGHVVRVGRGGIREERYWQLADTGHTDDVPTTVGHVRELLEDTARRQLVSDVPLCTLLSGGLDSSALTALAARNTPDRVRSFAVDFAGYTENFTADDVRGTPDGPYVHEVAQFVGTDHTDITLSTAQLMDPAVRAATLHARDLPVTTGDLDTSLYLLFRAVRERSTVALSGESADEVFGGYRDFHDADTVAADTFPWLAGRMLAHDVTGPGLFDPALTKELDLAHHLGDSYRTALAQVPELTGPAAADPHERRMREICFLYLTRFLPNLLDRKDRMSMAVGLEVRVPFCDHRLVEYVFGTPWAHKTFDGREKSLLRAATADLLPESVVQRVKSPYPSTQDAGYEQALRDRVAALGPDAPVAPLLDPDAVRARVAEPVGNGMGARWALEQVLALDAWLTDYDVRVAL from the coding sequence ATGTGCGGACTCTGTGGATGGATCGACTACGACCGGAACCTCGACGACCCCGCTGCCCGGCGCGAGCTGGCCGACATGACCGCGACGATGTCCTGCCGCGGCCCGGACGACGAGGGGGTGTGGGTCGACGGCACCGCGGCGCTCGGGCACCGCCGCCTCGCCGTCATCGACGTGCCGGGCGGCCGCCAGCCCATGACGCTCACCGAGGAGGGGGCGGTGCGGCTCGCGCTGGTCTACAGCGGGGAGACCTACAACTACCGCGAGCTGCGCGAGCGCCTGGCCGCGGCGGGGCACCGGTTCGACACCGCCAGCGACACCGAGGTGGTGCTGCACGCGCACCGGGAGTGGGGCCGCGACGATCCCCGGGACGCCGTCCGCGAGCTCAACGGCATGTTCGCCTACGCCCTGTGGGACACCGGCGCGCAGGAGCTGACGCTGGTGCGCGACCGGCTCGGCGTCAAGCCGCTGTACTACTACCCCACCCCGCACGGCGTGCTGTTCGGCTCGGAGCCGAAGGCGGTGCTGGCCAACGCGCTGGCCGAGCGCGTCGTCGACGCCGACGGGCTGCGCCACGCGCTGTCGTTCGTCGCCGACCCCGGGCACGCGGTGTTCCGCGGGCTGCGCGAGGTGCCGCCCGGCCACGTCGTCCGGGTCGGCCGCGGCGGGATCCGCGAGGAGCGGTACTGGCAGCTCGCCGACACCGGCCACACCGACGACGTCCCCACCACCGTCGGGCACGTCCGGGAGCTGCTGGAGGACACCGCGCGCCGCCAGCTCGTGTCGGACGTCCCGCTGTGCACGCTGCTCTCCGGCGGGCTCGACTCCTCGGCGCTCACCGCACTGGCGGCGCGGAACACCCCGGACCGCGTGCGGTCGTTCGCCGTCGACTTCGCCGGCTACACCGAGAACTTCACCGCCGACGACGTCCGCGGCACCCCGGACGGCCCCTACGTCCACGAGGTCGCGCAGTTCGTCGGCACCGACCACACCGACATCACGCTGTCGACCGCGCAGCTGATGGACCCGGCCGTCCGCGCCGCCACGCTGCACGCCCGGGACCTGCCGGTCACCACCGGCGACCTCGACACCTCGCTCTACCTGCTGTTCCGGGCCGTCCGGGAGCGGTCGACGGTGGCGCTGTCCGGCGAGAGCGCCGACGAGGTGTTCGGCGGCTACCGCGACTTCCACGACGCCGACACCGTCGCCGCCGACACGTTCCCGTGGCTCGCCGGCCGCATGCTCGCCCACGACGTCACCGGGCCCGGGCTGTTCGACCCGGCCCTGACCAAGGAGCTCGACCTCGCCCACCACCTCGGCGACAGCTACCGCACCGCGCTCGCGCAGGTGCCCGAGCTGACCGGCCCCGCCGCCGCCGACCCGCACGAGCGGCGGATGCGCGAGATCTGCTTCCTCTACCTGACGCGGTTCCTGCCGAACCTGCTCGACCGCAAGGACCGGATGAGCATGGCCGTCGGGCTGGAGGTGCGGGTGCCGTTCTGCGACCACCGGCTCGTCGAGTACGTGTTCGGCACGCCGTGGGCGCACAAGACGTTCGACGGGCGCGAGAAGAGCCTGCTGCGGGCCGCCACCGCCGACCTGCTGCCGGAGTCGGTGGTGCAGCGCGTCAAGAGCCCGTACCCCTCGACGCAGGACGCGGGCTACGAGCAGGCCCTGCGCGACCGGGTCGCCGCGCTGGGCCCGGACGCTCCGGTCGCCCCGCTGCTCGACCCGGACGCGGTGCGGGCGCGCGTCGCCGAGCCCGTCGGGAACGGGATGGGGGCGCGCTGGGCGCTGGAGCAGGTGCTGGCCCTGGACGCCTGGCTCACCGACTACGACGTGCGGGTGGCCCTGTAG
- the coaA gene encoding type I pantothenate kinase, translated as MTGRSSLAREASSPFVDFDREAWAKLGEATPLPLTAEELERVRSLGDEVDLDEVREVYLPLSRLLTLHVQEGGRLYRAYRTFLGAQSARTPFVIGVAGSVSVGKSTTARLLKLLLARWPQHPRVELVTTDGFLHPNAELARRDLMTRKGFPESYDRRALLRFVTEVKAGRAEVAAPVYSHLVYDIVPGEKATVHRPDILLLEGLNVLQPASSMPGRAALAVSDFIDFSVYVDAATEDIRRWYVDRFLRLRETAFRDPESYFRRYAELTEEQAVTRAEKIWAEINGPNLQRNILPTRGRASLVLRKGPDHSVTGVRLRKV; from the coding sequence ATGACCGGTCGCAGCAGCCTCGCCCGCGAGGCGTCCTCGCCGTTCGTCGACTTCGACCGGGAGGCGTGGGCGAAGCTGGGGGAGGCCACGCCGCTGCCGCTCACCGCGGAGGAGCTGGAGCGGGTCCGCAGCCTCGGCGACGAGGTCGACCTCGACGAGGTCCGCGAGGTCTACCTCCCGCTCTCGCGGCTGCTCACCCTGCACGTGCAGGAGGGCGGCCGGCTCTACCGCGCCTACCGCACGTTCCTGGGCGCGCAGAGCGCGCGCACGCCGTTCGTCATCGGGGTGGCGGGGTCGGTGTCGGTCGGCAAGTCGACGACCGCCCGGCTGCTCAAGCTGCTGCTCGCCCGCTGGCCGCAGCATCCGCGCGTCGAGCTCGTGACGACCGACGGGTTCCTGCACCCCAACGCCGAGCTGGCCCGCCGCGACCTGATGACCCGCAAGGGCTTCCCCGAGAGCTACGACCGGCGCGCGCTGCTGCGGTTCGTCACCGAGGTCAAGGCGGGGCGGGCCGAGGTCGCGGCGCCGGTGTACTCCCACCTGGTCTACGACATCGTCCCCGGCGAGAAGGCCACCGTGCACCGGCCCGACATCCTGCTGCTGGAGGGCCTCAACGTCCTGCAGCCCGCGTCGTCGATGCCGGGGCGGGCGGCGCTGGCGGTGAGCGACTTCATCGACTTCTCCGTCTACGTCGACGCCGCCACCGAGGACATCCGCCGCTGGTACGTCGACCGCTTCCTGCGGCTGCGCGAGACCGCGTTCCGCGACCCGGAGTCCTACTTCCGCCGCTACGCCGAGCTCACCGAGGAACAGGCGGTGACGCGGGCGGAGAAGATCTGGGCGGAGATCAACGGGCCCAACCTGCAGCGCAACATCCTGCCCACCCGCGGGCGTGCCAGCCTGGTGCTGCGCAAGGGCCCCGACCACAGCGTCACCGGGGTGCGACTGCGGAAGGTCTGA
- a CDS encoding carboxylesterase family protein, with the protein MTSVEVPTSAGRVRGLREGPSVVFRGIPFAAPPVGPHRFAAPVPAAPCDGVRAALRPGPAPPRPGHPTTGDDWLTLTVWTPDPGRAALPVIVWISGGGYLACDSADPFLQGDLLAAAGAVVVSVHYRTGCEGFLHVDGAPDNRALLDQLAALRWVHGEIAAFGGDPDSVTVLGQSAGAGSIAALLAMPAAAGAFRRAILQSVPGTYFSPALAADVAVAVCAGLDRTRLADVDPDVLVAATAAVTDGLVHRADDWGAVAWSSTPFSPVVDGEVLPQAPWPALAAGAARDVDLLVAHTRDEYRLLAAHLPDTDDDGVDALVGRLDPTPGAARYREAFPASEVRETALADWLHRMPALHLAEAADRGGARVRLAELRWGFGPDGASHGLDTLLLFGSADLRGEVTAAGPAALDEAARLGRTLRAEYLAFAATGDPGWPRFDRLARRTRVHDAQPGVLAYPEEASRRIWRDRRFGVLDLPDRPGLTRRRRGAPPAPASPRRGPGAARRRDG; encoded by the coding sequence ATGACGTCCGTCGAGGTGCCGACGTCGGCGGGCCGGGTGCGCGGGCTCCGGGAGGGCCCGTCGGTGGTGTTCCGCGGCATCCCGTTCGCCGCGCCGCCGGTCGGGCCGCACCGGTTCGCCGCCCCGGTCCCGGCCGCGCCGTGTGACGGCGTGCGCGCCGCCCTCCGGCCCGGCCCCGCACCACCCCGGCCGGGCCACCCGACCACGGGCGACGACTGGCTCACCCTCACCGTGTGGACCCCCGACCCGGGCCGGGCGGCCCTGCCGGTCATCGTGTGGATCAGCGGCGGCGGCTACCTGGCCTGCGACTCCGCCGACCCCTTCCTGCAGGGCGACCTGCTCGCGGCGGCCGGTGCGGTCGTCGTGAGCGTCCACTACCGCACCGGGTGCGAGGGCTTCCTGCACGTCGACGGCGCGCCGGACAACCGCGCCCTGCTCGACCAGCTCGCCGCGCTGCGGTGGGTGCACGGGGAGATCGCGGCGTTCGGCGGCGACCCGGACTCGGTCACCGTCCTGGGCCAGTCGGCGGGGGCGGGGTCGATCGCCGCGCTGCTGGCGATGCCCGCCGCGGCGGGGGCGTTCCGGCGCGCGATCCTGCAGAGCGTCCCCGGCACGTACTTCTCGCCCGCGCTGGCCGCCGACGTCGCCGTCGCGGTGTGCGCGGGCCTCGACCGCACCCGGCTCGCCGACGTCGACCCCGACGTCCTGGTCGCGGCGACCGCGGCGGTGACCGACGGGCTGGTGCACCGCGCCGACGACTGGGGCGCGGTGGCCTGGTCGTCGACGCCGTTCTCCCCTGTCGTGGACGGGGAGGTGCTCCCGCAGGCGCCGTGGCCCGCGCTCGCCGCGGGGGCCGCCCGTGACGTCGACCTGCTCGTCGCGCACACCCGCGACGAGTACCGCCTGCTCGCCGCGCACCTGCCCGACACCGACGACGACGGGGTCGACGCGCTGGTCGGGCGGCTCGACCCCACCCCGGGCGCGGCCCGCTACCGGGAGGCGTTCCCGGCGTCCGAGGTGCGCGAGACCGCCCTGGCCGACTGGCTCCACCGGATGCCCGCCCTGCACCTCGCCGAGGCGGCCGACCGGGGCGGGGCCCGGGTGCGGCTCGCCGAGCTGCGGTGGGGCTTCGGCCCGGACGGCGCCTCCCACGGGCTCGACACCCTGCTGCTGTTCGGCTCGGCCGACCTGCGCGGCGAGGTCACCGCCGCCGGGCCCGCCGCCCTCGACGAGGCCGCCCGGCTCGGGCGGACGCTCCGCGCCGAGTACCTGGCCTTCGCCGCCACCGGCGACCCGGGCTGGCCCCGCTTCGACCGGCTCGCCCGGCGCACCCGCGTCCACGACGCGCAGCCCGGTGTCCTCGCCTACCCCGAGGAGGCCTCGCGCCGGATCTGGCGTGACCGCAGGTTCGGGGTGCTCGACCTGCCGGACCGGCCGGGGCTCACTCGTCGTCGACGAGGAGCGCCTCCAGCGCCGGCATCGCCGCGGCGAGGGCCCGGCGCTGCTCGTCGTCGAGACGGGTGA
- a CDS encoding DNA glycosylase AlkZ-like family protein, protein MDLTREQVLTHRLHAHGLVERASALTDVAVLDLGVQNSPPGSLPVALSARLREPLGPDEDPTDGGAFTLVWSHRGAPHLHRTADLPALAAACWPRDDADAAARLGWQKARAAASGGAARSAFRTAADAVRSVLTAPMTKSELSTAATAAVPAELSPYCAACEVHHIGEQLLRVTGLAAGVRLRGARPLVLEPIPDWPGPPADDAAGTAALQRSYLRFFAPSTEVEIASFLGTSRAAAAPDRPDDLVAVRVEGRAAAAPPEVVDAVRAAEPVPVVRLLPPSDPWLQSRDREVLVPDAALRRTIWKPIGSPGVVLSGIDVVGTWRTKQRGRTLRVEIAWSGPPVDLGDEPERLAAVRGASGVEVV, encoded by the coding sequence ATGGACCTGACCCGTGAGCAGGTGCTCACGCACCGTCTGCACGCGCACGGCCTCGTGGAGCGGGCGAGCGCGCTCACCGACGTCGCCGTGCTCGACCTCGGCGTGCAGAACTCCCCGCCCGGTTCCCTGCCCGTCGCCCTGTCCGCGCGCCTGCGGGAACCGCTGGGCCCCGACGAGGACCCCACCGACGGCGGGGCGTTCACCCTGGTCTGGTCGCACCGCGGGGCCCCGCACCTGCACCGCACCGCCGACCTGCCGGCCCTCGCCGCCGCCTGCTGGCCCCGCGACGACGCCGACGCCGCCGCCCGGCTCGGTTGGCAGAAGGCCCGCGCGGCCGCGTCGGGCGGGGCGGCCCGCTCGGCGTTCCGCACGGCGGCCGACGCGGTGCGGTCGGTGCTCACGGCCCCGATGACGAAGAGCGAGCTGAGCACCGCCGCCACCGCGGCCGTCCCCGCCGAGCTCTCCCCGTACTGCGCCGCCTGCGAGGTCCACCACATCGGCGAGCAGCTGCTCCGCGTCACCGGGCTCGCCGCCGGGGTGCGGCTGCGCGGGGCCCGGCCGCTCGTGCTGGAGCCGATCCCCGACTGGCCGGGCCCACCGGCCGACGACGCCGCGGGCACCGCCGCCCTGCAGCGCTCCTACCTGCGGTTCTTCGCACCGTCCACCGAGGTCGAGATCGCCTCGTTCCTGGGCACCTCGCGCGCGGCGGCGGCCCCCGACCGGCCCGACGACCTCGTCGCGGTGCGGGTGGAGGGGCGGGCCGCGGCCGCGCCGCCCGAGGTCGTCGACGCCGTGCGGGCCGCGGAACCCGTGCCGGTCGTGCGGCTGCTGCCGCCGTCGGATCCGTGGCTGCAGAGCCGTGACCGGGAGGTCCTGGTCCCCGACGCCGCGCTGCGCAGGACGATCTGGAAGCCGATCGGGTCGCCGGGGGTGGTGCTGTCCGGGATCGACGTCGTCGGCACCTGGCGCACGAAGCAGAGGGGCCGGACCCTGCGGGTGGAGATCGCGTGGTCCGGACCCCCGGTCGACCTCGGCGACGAGCCCGAGCGCCTGGCCGCGGTCCGCGGGGCGTCCGGGGTCGAGGTGGTGTGA
- a CDS encoding GNAT family N-acetyltransferase: MLPIRTARSTLRACTPDDAPAVAAYHDDPGVARFQDWPLPVDAAAMRQHFAAQPRGPEPGRWVQIAVEHDGEVVGDLAVGLDAAGHQAGIGYSFRADRQGRGLAREAVSALVDALLDGRGVHRITATLDPDNVRSAHLLEQLGFRYEGRSPSAALVRGAWLDDDRYALLAADRDAWRARPTGRPDDVALVPVDASNTRTVWRLATHRSQERFVATTAVSFADALFPESVDGVPLVPWLRMITADGEPAGFLMLAEVTSTVPDPYLWRPLVDRRHQRRGIGARAIGLLAGRLREQGRTRLVTSWVEGPGGPEPFYRRLGFVPTGEVDDGETVAALRLS, translated from the coding sequence ATGCTGCCGATCCGCACCGCCCGGTCGACGCTGCGCGCCTGCACCCCGGACGACGCACCCGCCGTCGCCGCCTACCACGACGACCCCGGGGTGGCGCGCTTCCAGGACTGGCCGCTCCCGGTCGACGCAGCGGCCATGCGGCAGCACTTCGCCGCCCAACCCCGCGGGCCCGAGCCGGGCCGCTGGGTGCAGATCGCGGTGGAGCACGACGGCGAGGTGGTCGGCGACCTCGCCGTCGGCCTCGACGCGGCCGGGCACCAGGCCGGGATCGGGTACTCGTTCCGCGCCGACCGCCAGGGGCGCGGCCTCGCCCGCGAGGCCGTGTCGGCGCTGGTGGACGCCCTGCTCGACGGGCGCGGCGTGCATCGGATCACCGCCACGCTCGACCCCGACAACGTCCGCTCCGCGCACCTGCTCGAGCAGCTCGGGTTCCGCTACGAGGGCCGGTCGCCGTCCGCGGCGCTCGTGCGCGGCGCCTGGCTCGACGACGACCGCTACGCCCTGCTGGCCGCCGACCGCGACGCCTGGCGCGCCCGCCCCACGGGCCGTCCGGACGACGTCGCACTGGTACCGGTCGACGCGTCGAACACCCGCACCGTGTGGCGGCTGGCGACGCACCGCAGCCAGGAGCGGTTCGTCGCCACCACCGCGGTGTCGTTCGCCGACGCCCTGTTCCCCGAGTCCGTCGACGGGGTGCCGCTCGTCCCGTGGCTGCGGATGATCACCGCGGACGGCGAGCCCGCCGGGTTCCTCATGCTCGCCGAGGTCACCTCGACGGTCCCCGATCCCTACCTGTGGCGGCCGCTGGTCGACCGTCGCCACCAGCGCCGCGGCATCGGGGCCCGCGCGATCGGCCTGCTGGCCGGTCGGCTGCGGGAGCAGGGCCGCACCCGGCTCGTCACCAGCTGGGTGGAGGGCCCCGGCGGGCCCGAGCCGTTCTACCGCCGCCTGGGCTTCGTCCCGACCGGGGAGGTCGACGACGGCGAGACGGTGGCCGCGCTGCGGCTGTCCTGA
- a CDS encoding MarR family winged helix-turn-helix transcriptional regulator produces the protein MISDTAVLARVEREVTVLLRRTLEEVWAVGYGDDPAVDRYTYSVLALLDEHGPQDLTTLTARLGLTKPTASRRVSRLSAAGFVATETDGRAMRVALTAAGDAQVRHVRAGRATRMGDVLESWSAEDGDALATLLNRLNVDLDAHRRLPS, from the coding sequence GTGATCTCCGACACCGCCGTCCTCGCCCGCGTCGAGCGCGAGGTCACCGTGCTGCTGCGGCGCACGCTGGAGGAGGTCTGGGCCGTCGGCTACGGCGACGACCCGGCCGTCGACCGCTACACCTACTCCGTCCTGGCCCTGCTCGACGAGCACGGCCCGCAGGACCTCACGACGCTCACGGCCCGCCTCGGGCTGACCAAGCCGACCGCCAGCCGTCGGGTCTCCCGGCTCAGCGCGGCCGGGTTCGTCGCCACCGAGACCGACGGCCGCGCGATGCGCGTGGCGCTCACCGCGGCGGGCGACGCGCAGGTCCGGCACGTCCGGGCGGGCCGCGCCACCCGGATGGGGGACGTGCTGGAGTCGTGGTCGGCCGAGGACGGCGACGCGCTGGCGACCCTGCTGAACCGGCTCAACGTCG
- a CDS encoding DUF427 domain-containing protein, whose translation MGLTRTTGPLSPRAPQTVNYAVDGPAHKLLMHPFPRRVRAEFAGRTILDTTRGVLLHETALLPRLYVPEDDIDLTAFVPSALSTHCPFKGDAAYRTLQVGDRTVPDALWSYPEPVGSASWLTGYASLYWEAADAWFDEDEQVFAHLTDPYTRVDVRPTSRHVQVFAGDELVAESHAPLRLDETGLPTRWYLSPGDVRATLTDSDTRMRCPYKGESSYRNLRLADGREIADAAWGYADPLPESARIAGYLSFLHDDLRTVVDGEEI comes from the coding sequence ATGGGCCTCACCCGCACCACCGGACCGCTGTCCCCGCGCGCACCGCAGACCGTCAACTACGCGGTCGACGGACCGGCGCACAAGCTCCTCATGCACCCGTTCCCGCGACGGGTGCGCGCCGAGTTCGCCGGCCGCACGATCCTCGACACGACCCGCGGCGTCCTGCTGCACGAGACCGCGCTGCTGCCGCGGCTCTACGTCCCCGAGGACGACATCGACCTCACCGCGTTCGTGCCGAGCGCGCTGAGCACGCACTGCCCGTTCAAGGGCGACGCCGCCTACCGGACGCTGCAGGTCGGCGACCGGACCGTGCCCGACGCGCTGTGGAGCTACCCCGAGCCGGTCGGCTCCGCCTCCTGGCTGACGGGCTACGCCTCGCTGTACTGGGAGGCGGCCGACGCCTGGTTCGACGAGGACGAGCAGGTCTTCGCCCACCTCACCGACCCCTACACCCGCGTCGACGTCCGCCCGACGAGCCGGCACGTGCAGGTCTTCGCCGGTGACGAGCTGGTCGCCGAGTCGCACGCCCCGCTGCGCCTGGACGAGACCGGCCTGCCCACGCGCTGGTACCTCTCCCCCGGCGACGTCCGGGCGACCCTGACCGACAGCGACACCCGGATGCGCTGCCCGTACAAGGGCGAGTCGAGCTACCGGAACCTGCGCCTGGCCGACGGCCGCGAGATCGCCGACGCCGCCTGGGGCTACGCGGACCCGCTGCCGGAGTCCGCGCGCATCGCCGGGTACCTCAGCTTCCTGCACGACGACCTGCGCACGGTCGTGGACGGCGAGGAGATCTGA